Within Flagellimonas maritima, the genomic segment ATAAAATAGATGTTAGACACTGGTATTGAGTATTTAGAAAATCTCAATACTCAAATCTCAATACTCAAATCTTATGTCCGAAATCATAAACAGAGTAGCACAAAGCAATCTGATTACTTTCAATCTTGAAGATTTATACCCAAATGGTAGGCGTGTCTTACTAGATATAAAGGACTGGCTGCACGAAGGTTTTATCCTAAGGGAAAAGGAGTTTAGAAAATTTCTTGAAGGAGTTGATTGGAGTTTCTACCAAGACAATTATGTAGCCTTAACCTGCTCTACGGACGCAATAGTACCAGGTTGGGCATTTATGCTGGTTACATCCAAACTAGCTCCTTTTGCTAAAAAAGTTGTTGTTGGCAACTTGGCAGATTTAGAAACGGCATTGTACCAAACCATTTTAGATAATTCTGATATTTCAGAATTTAAGGACAAATCAGTAATTATAAAAGGGTGCTCCAACAAACCAGTGCCTGAAAATGCGTACATTATGGCTGTATGTAAATTACAACAAGTGGCCAAGAGCGTAATGTATGGTGAAGCCTGTTCTTCAGTTCCTTTGTTTAAGAAGAAATAATTATAGCTACTTAAATGTGACATTTCTTATTTTTGGGTTCTAAACATTAAACTCCATACGCTATGAAAAAACTACTTTTTACAGTGGCGGCATTCTTTTTTATTGTTGCTGCCCAATCTCAAACAGCAGAAGAATTAAAATCCCAGATTGCTCCAAAGAAAGATTCCATTGCAGCCATTCAAGCACGTGTAAGTGCTCTACAAGCCAAACTTGATGCTCTGCCAGGTTGGAAAGTAGGTGCCTTTGGAACCATAGGGGGGAGCATCTCTGAATTCAACAATTGGTTCGCCCAAGGTATTCCCAATAACTCATCTGGCAATATAGGTTTTACTGTAAATGCATACGCCAATCTGAAAGAGGAAAAATTCTTTTGGAGAAACGCGGTCAATGTAAATCTGGCATGGGTGAAACTGGACGATAAAGATGACCCTACTGATGATGATAGCTTTAGAGAGGCAACGGATGTTTTCAATATTTCATCTTTATATGGAAGAAAACTAAACGAGAAATTCGCTTTATCAGGTTTAGTTGAATACCGTACTACCCTTTTAAGCAACTTGAACGATCCTGGTTATTTGGACGTAGGGATAGGAGCCACGTGGACCCCAATCGAAGATTTGGTGGTGGTGATCCATCCACTTAACTATAATTTTGTATTTAGTGACGAGGATGCCATTTTCGAATCTTCGGCAGGTGCCAAAATTGTTGCAGACTATACTAAAAAGCTAGGAGCCATAAATTTTAAGAGCAATCTATCAATGTTTCAAAGCTATGAAGATGGTGATTTAAGCAATTGGACTTGGACCAATTCTTTTGCATATACATTTTGGAAAGCAGTAGGCGTAGGATTTGATTTTGGATTACGGAACAATAGGCAAGAAACCCTTAATTATATCGTAAACCTTGCTCCAACCCCTAATCCTGATGCAACTTTTGATACTATTGATAATGAATTACAAACATATTGGACGCTGGGTTTAAGCTATGCCTTTTAAAAAAGCGCTATAAAAAAGCCGTTCTCACTGAACGGCTTTTTTTATGGGGTTATCTGATATCTTAAGTGAATTTTTTAAAAACCAAAAGCTTTAAGTAGGTTAAGTTTATGAAAGACTTGGTTTGTAACACTAACACTTAAACACAATGTAAAACTAGCTTTTATGGAGATTGTTCTTAAACTTTTGTTGTGAACGATCAAAAAACTGTGGTAGAAAATGTTAACGCGTGTATTTCATCGGTCTACACGTACTGATAGTCTAAAACATGCCTTTTACTTTGTGGCAAACCAATCAAAAGCGGTGGTTGAAATAGAAGCTCTGTACATAGTAAAACCAAACAATATTTAAAATTCATCCAAATGCTCTGGATATAAAAAATTATTATAGGGAAAACGGGTTACATGTATATCACGGACCTCATCGTACACACGTTTTCTAAATTCATCAAGGTTTTCCTTATTCAGTGCCGAAATGAAAAGTGCCCTGTCCCCCATTTTATTGTACCATGTTTTTTTCCAATCCTCTATTGTAAAATGTGCTTTGGTTCGCTGTGTAATCAAATCATCTTCATCAATGGTTTCAGCCTTATATAGGTCGATTTTATTAAAGACCATGATGGTTTTTTTATCGGCACTTTTAATTTCATCCAATATTTGATTGACCGAGGCGATATGCTCTTCAAAATTAGGATGGGAGATATCAACAACGTGTAATAAAAGGTCAGCCTCGCGAACTTCATCCAAAGTACTTTTAAAACTTTCTACCAACTGGGTTGGCAATTTTCTGATGAAACCAACGGTATCACTTAACAAAAAGGGCAGATTGCCAATTACGACCTTTCTGACCGTGGTATCCAATGTAGCAAACAATTTATTTTCGGCAAAAACATCACTTTTACTTATCACGTTCATTAAAGTGGACTTGCCAACATTGGTGTAACCTACCAAAGCTACTCTGACCAAAGCTCCTCGATTTCCTCTTTGGGTCTCCATTTGCCTATCTATTTTAGCAAGCTTCTTTTTCAATAAGGAAATTCTGTCACGAACAATACGCCTATCCGTTTCAATTTCGGTTTCACCTGGGCCACGCATCCCAATACCACCTCGTTGACGTTCCAAGTGTGTCCAAAGCCCTGTTAATCTTGGCAGAAGATACTCGTATTGAGCCAGCTCCACTTGCGTTCTAGCATAGCTCGTTTGGGCGCGCTGGGCAAAAATATCCAATATAAGACTTGTTCTGTCCAGGATTTTACAACGGAGAATTTTTTCAATATTGTTCTGTTGGGCAGGTGAGAGTTCATCATCAAAAATTACCGAACCTATTTCATTTTGCTTTACATACTGCTCAACTTCTTCCATTTTGCCACTGCCAATGTAAGTTTTGGGATTAGGGATGTCCACACGTTGTATGAACCTCTTGGTAACTTCACCCCCTGCAGTAAATGTCAAAAATTCCAGCTCGTCCAAGTATTCTTTGACCTTTTTTTCATCTTGGCTTTTATTGATAACACCAATAAGTATCGCCTTTTCATAATCTATATTCTTTTTTTCTAGCATCAAAATGAATTAATGTACAAATCTAAACAATGTTTTGAAAGCCTTTTTTGTACTTTGGATTTTATTATTACGAAAGTTTCCTAAGCCTCCTTTTAAATTGAGAAGCAAAAAAAATCTGTTTGCTATTGCATTCTATAATCTCGAAAATTTTTTTGACACTAAAAATGACCTTCATGTTTTGGATGATGACTTTACCCCCAATGGATCTAAAAAATGGGATGATGATAAATACAAAAAAAAGGTAAAGAAGCTTGCAAAAACAATTTCGTGTATTGGATATGAAGAAAGTGGGATGCCCCCTGTTCTGGTAGGGATTGCAGAAGTGGAAAATAAAAACGCCATTAATGCACTTGTTAATTCTAAAGGATTAAAAAAACATAATTACGCTTTCGTTCATTTTGATTCACCCGATGAAAGGGGTATAGACACCGCGCTACTTTATCATAAGCAGCATTTTAAAGTATTGAATGCAGAAACCATTCCTCTAATAATAAAGAATATTAATGGGGACCGCGATTTTACTAGGGACATTCTTTATGTACATGGAAAATTGCACAAAGAAGAAATTCATGTATTTGTCAATCACTGGCCGTCCCGTAGAGATGGACAGAACGTAACAAGTTATAAAAGGGTAAAAGCGGCCGCAACTGTACTTCAAAAGATAAATAGTTTAAAAAATGAAAATTTGAACTGTGTTATAATGGGAGACTTCAATGATGATCCCAATTCCGAAAGTATAAAAACACTAATGGCTACGGGAAACTTTATAAACCCATTACAAAAGTTATTTTCTCCCAATACCGGAAGTGCCAACTATAGGGGAAAATGGAATCTCTTTGACCAAATTTTAATATCGCACAGTTTTTTAAACCATGAAAAAGAAACGCATTCTTTTATGAAAACAGATATTTTTACTCCAAAGTTTCTTAGGGAATGGAAAAAGAAATATAAAGGTTTTCCTTTTAGAACGTTTGTAGGAAAGAAGTATTTAGGAGGCTACAGCGACCACTTTCCAGTTTATATTATATTGAAACAAAATTAAATTTGTAAGAAAAAACTTCATTTGACCACAAAAAAATATAGTTTCACAACAACTTCTTTTCATGAAGTGTGCATTTCATCGAAATAATAAGTGTTTTTATCGATAAAGTTTCAAATCAATATTATGTTTGTAGTCCAAATCTTACTAGACCTACAAAATGTATTACAAGAAACCTACTTACAGTTATGGATTAATTTCATCCCTTATCTTTTCTTTATTTGGATTTCTGACTGTCTATGGGCAGTCAGAAACCAAAAAGGAATTGATTCGAATTAATTCGAACCAATATGAAATGCGTTCTTTTGTATCAGAGTTGGAAGCCGACCTACAATCTAAGGAAGCCAAAATAAACCAAGTATTAAAAACAAAGGGTTGGAAAAAAACTGAAAAGTTAAAAGATGGTTCTATTGTAGAGTTAAAGGATATTGGAACAGATGGAACACCTCTTTATTATACTACTCTAAATGACCCTTCAAAACAAGTATCAAGGGCAAATGCACTTTACTCAGATGGACTTTTAGATTTAGGTCTTGATGGGAATGGCCTTCAAGTAGGCGTTTGGGATGCTGGCGTGGCACTTACCACACACCAAGAATTTGATACCCGTGCAAAGAGTGGGGATGGTACTACAGAAGTAAGTTCACATGCAACTTTGGTAACTGGAAATCTAATTTCTTCAGGAGTAAAACCAAATGCCAAGGGTGTTGCCTATGGCGCACAAGTCTTATCCCATAACTGGACAAAAGATAAAATAGAAGTTGCCGAGGCTGCTGCCAACGGATTACTTTTAAGCAACCATTCTTATGGAATAAAGTCGGACCGTGTACCGGACTGGTATTTTGGATCATATATCAAGACTTCTAAGGATTGGGACAAGATAATGCATAACGCCCCCTATTATTTAATGGTTACGGCTGCGGGGAATGCACAAAAATCTTTTGATAATGAATCTCCAAATTTTGGTAAAACGGCTGATGGATTTGATCTGTTACTTGGATTTGCTACTTCTAAAAATGGACTTACCATTGCAGGGGCAAATACCAAAATAGGTAATAAGGGAGAATTGAAAGAAGCAAGAGTTGCAAGTTACAGTAGTTTAGGACCTGTTGATGATGGTAGAATAAAACCGGATTTAGCTGGTGACGGATCTTCAATTTTTTCTACAAATTCCACTACGAACACAAGTTATGATACTTCTGCCGGAACATCTATGGCAGCTCCTGGAGTAACAGGTTCTTTGTTACTATTACAACAATACCATGAGGAACTGTATGGCGATTATATGAAAGCAGCTACCCTTAAAGGACTTGCACTTCATACTGCAGATGATGTAGATTCGCAAGGACCTGACTATAAAATGGGTTGGGGCGTTATGAACGCAAAGGCTGCTGCCGTAACATTGCAAAATAAAGGGTATAGTACACTTGTAGATGAAGAAACTCTTTTAGAGGACACAACTTTTTCAATAACTGTTAATGCCAATGGAACAGAAAATTTGATGGCTTCAATCTCTTGGACGGACGCTGAAGGAGAATATATCAATAGAGGGGATTTAAACAATATGACACCAGCTTTGGTAAATGATTTGGATATTAGAATCACAAAAAATGGAAAAACCTACTTTCCATGGAAATTGAACCCGAAGAAAGCAAGCAGTGCAGCTACAAAAGGTGATAATTTGGTAGATCCCTTTGAAAGAGTTGAAGTTGAAAATGCCAAAGGTGAATATACAATCACCGTTACACATAAAGGAAGATTGAAAAATGGATTTCAGGATTTTTCCCTTATCGTTTCTGGAGCCCAGATATCAAAATGTAGTATTGATGCACCTTCTAACATAGGTTTACTTTTATCATCTACAAACAGTTCAACAATTTCTTGGTCAGATGCAGAGGAGACGCTTTATGAGATTCAGTATAAAAAGTTCAACGGCGACAATTGGAAAAGTGAATTTGTTTGGGAGAACAACTTTGAGATTACTGACTTGGAAGCTGGTATTGTTTATGAAGCTAGAGTTCGCTCTATCTGTACGGAGAACATGCTTTCCGATTTTTCTGAGACAATCAGTTTTGAATTCAATGGTTACGAAACAGAGCTATATGCTTATGAGCCTTTTGGGTTTGGCGAAAGCTTGAAAATAATGGTATATCCCAATCCAGCAACGGAATGGATAAAAGTAGAGGCAGAACTTTCAAAAGATGCGGTTTATTCTATAGTTACTACTTTGGGTAACACCCTTAGAAAGGGTAGTGCTATAGAAAGTATCGATGTTTCTGATCTAGCCTCTGGTCTATATATACTAATGGTGGAAGATCACTCTGGAATGAAAAGCACCAAATTCTATAAAGATTAAAAGCTCTATATATGTATTTACTAAAAACAGGAGGTATCGTTTCAAACAAGTTTGGGAAATTGAATTTTTCAAAAAAAACCTTGCTTCACCTTGCCGTTATACTTTTTTGATTTCATCTCGTCCCAACAATTCTTCATTCCGCAATTTCAGAAAAACTTGTGCGGTTGTAATCACATCCAGTTCACAATAAGAAACAATTCTGTCCAGATTATTTTCATTATAATAAACGTCTTTTACCATACTGCCGTCCATATCCTCTTTTGGTGAAGGAATGCCCAATACATGAGCTAAAAGTTTTAAAGAAGTGTAGTGCTTGTAATCTCCAAACTTCCATAGCTCCATAGTATCCAAATGTGGTACATCCCAAGGTTTCTTTCCGAACAGATCTAATTTATAGGGGAGATTCATCCCATTGATGACCATGCGGCGAGCAATGTATGGAAAATCGAATTCCTTACCATTGTGGGCACACAAAAGATGCTTAGCTAGATTAAAATGTTCTTGGAGCAGTTGTTTAAATTGTTTTAGCAACCGGGTTTCTTCACCGGAAAAGGACGTGACCCTAAAATTGCGCTCATTATCTTTTAAGGTAAAATATCCAACGGAAATACATACTACTTTCCCAAATTCCGCCCAAATTCCTGCACGTTCGTAGAAATCTTCAGCAGTTATTTCGTTTTTTCTTTGATATTGGGATTTTTGTTCCCAGAGCATTTGGGAATTCTCATCTAAGTCTGCAAAGCTCGGTCTTTGGGGTACGGTCTCAATATCCAAAAATAGGATATGTTCTAGGTTAAGTTTATAAAGCATTGTTCTAAGTAAGTAAAATCTGTAGGAAAGATAAATATTTTAGGATTAATCGATAACTGGTAAAAGAAATTGATTAAGTGAAACGTTTTAAAATAAGATGAATTTTTCAAAATATAACCCTAATCTATCTATATGAATTCCCCAAACCTTAACTGTCCCGATAGAATTTTAAAATATTTACCCATATTGATTTTGTTGGCTTATACTGTTTCCTGTTCAGATTCTTCCAATGATGATATGCAAACCGAAAGTGAATTAGCCAAAGAAGAAGGTTCCGGAGAATCAGAAACACCAACAGCGCCCAGTAGTGAATGTTCGGACGCCGGCAATTTTGTTTTCAATGAAAAAGATGGGTTGGTAAACGTTGAATTTGAAGATGCCGAGTTTTCTGGAGATTGGGAATTGAAAAGCTCAGATGTAGATCATACCGGCAAAGGGTATATGGTTTGGACAGGAAATCAATCTTTGGGACAACCAGGAAATGGGCTGACAACTTTTAAAATCAATATCTCCTCTACAGGAACATATCAGTTTTTATGGAGGTCTGCTGTTACCCAAGGGAATAGCGGCAGTGACCATAACGATACTTGGCTTCGCTTTGATGACGCGGACAATTTCTTTGGTGAAAAGGGCAATGGCAGTATCGTATACCCGGCAGATAGAGACAAATTGCCAACTCCCGAAGGTTCAAGTAAAGATGGCTGGTTTAAAATTTATAGAAGCGGAAACGATTTAGGGTTCAAATGGCAATCATCCACTTCGGATAACGATGCACACGATATCTATGTGCAATTTGACAGTCCGGGAATCTACACTATGGAAATATCAGCACGTTCTTCAGGTCATGCCATCGATAAATTTGTACTTTTCAATGAATCATCTACCAAAAATCAGGCGATTGAAAGTGCAAATGCTATGAGCGAGATTACTTGCGGAAATCAATAAAAGCGTTCTAAAATAAAGAGGTCTGTTTTACAGGACTTTCGTGTTCCAACAACCATTTCTTTCGATGTAGCCCACCTGCATAGCCAACCAGATCACCGTTGCTTCCAATTACGCGGTGACAGGGAATTACGATCCATAACGGATTTTTACCATTTGCCGAGGCCACTGCGCGAATCGCCTTTACATCGCCCAGAGAGTTGGATAGTTCTAAATAAGAAACTGTTTTGCCAAATGGGATTTTTATCAGTGCGTTCCATACTTTTTTTTGAAAATCGGTCCCGTTCGGGTTCAATTTGAGGTCAAATTTTTTTCGACTTCCTTCAAAGTATTCCTCAAATTGATAAATAACATCCTCTAAAACTTCTGGGACTATACCAATTGGTTTTTCTTCTTCCAAAATGGAGATGGATGCCAATCCATTTTCATCTCCATGGAATTCTGCCAAGCCTATAGATGTTTGTAAATAAGCTACTTCCATTAATCCACCTCATTTTTTCCTTCAATTATTCCTAAACGCTTTGCTCTATTTTCCCAGTTTCTTCTGGCCAGAACTTGAAGGTCCTCAACGTTATCGCTTTCATCCATAATCTCAAGCCCCAATAAAGTTTCGATTACATCTTCCATAGTAACAATTCCACTTACAGAACCATACTCGTCCACTACTAGGGAAACGTGTTCTCTTTTTTCTATGAACTTTTCAAATAGTTCTGGAATGGGTTTGGATCTATCGCTAACCAAAATTTCTCTTTTTAAGGTTTCGAGGGTTTCATTGCCTTTTTCGGCAATAATGGTTTCCATTAATTCGTCTTTGAGAAAATAACCCGTTATATTATCCATACGGTCTTTGTAAAGTGGAATACGTGAAAACCGTAACGGTCTGTTCGATTCAAAGAAATCTTGAATAGTAGTTTCTTCAGAGGCAATTTTCATTACGGCCCTTGGTGTCATAACATCCTTGGCAAGGATTTCATCGAACTTTAATAAATTTTTAATAACAGTCGATTCAGATTCCTGAAAAACCCCTTCTTCATGGGCAATATCCGTCATTGCAGTAAAATCTTCCCTGCTCAATATACTGCCATGGGGACCTTTTTTCCCGATTAGTTTGGTAAATAATTGTAATAACCATAGCAAACCTGTCCATTTTAATACGAATACCATTGCATTCAATGCTTTTGAGGTAAAATTGGCCAATCGTTTCCAATAGGTGGCCCCAATCGTTTTTGGAATTATCTCGGACGCGACCAAAATCAGGATTGTCATTGCCGTGGATACGAGACCGACCATGAGATCCTCCGTAAATTCAATACCTAGAATGCTACGTGTTGATGTACCATAAGATTCCACATAGGCAACTTTTGCCTGTACCCCTACAAGGATTGCACCTACGGTATGCGCAATGGTGTTGAGGGTCAAAATGGCAATCAGGGGTTTGTCCACATCCTTTTTCAGCTTTTCGAGTTCGATGGCATACTCCTTGCCTTCCTGTTTTTTGACATTGATAAAAGTTGGCGTAATGCTTAGCAAGACGGCTTCTAGGATGGAGCACAGAAATGAAAAGAAGATAGAGATAAAAGCGTAAAATAAAAGAAGTCCCATTGGTTATGTCTAGAAGCACCAAGATAATGAATACCTATCTATTTCTTTACCTCATTCGGTAAGAAGGCTTTATAAAAAACATCTTGTAAAGCTACCCTAATCTTTAAATCGTATAGATTTCGGTGGTCTCTAGTAGGATAAACACGATTGGAAAGAAAAATAAACGTCATTTGATTTTCTGGGTCGGCCCACGCAAAAGTCCCCGTAAACCCTGAGTGTCCAAAACTTGTTTGGCTCGCCAAAGGGGATGGATATGCATCTTTTAGGCTAAGGGTGTCATTACCGAGCAAAGGCTTATCAAAACCCAATCCCCTTCGGTTTTCGTTCTCGGGGAACTGGACTTTTGTAAATTCCTCAATGGTCTTTTTGGAAATAAACTGTTTTCCATCATAAAGCCCATAATTTTGATACATCAGCATCATTTTTGCCAAATCATCAGCAGTACCAAACAACCCTGCGTTACCTGAAACACCGCCCATTAGGGATGCATTCTCGTCATGAACCCAGCCCTGTACAAAGGCTTTTCTAAAAAGGGTGTCATTTTCTGTTGGAACAATTTTATTGGGAAATTCCTTTAATTTTGGATTGAAGCCCAGCGTATAACATCCCAATGGAAAATAAAATGTTTTCTTCAAATAGTTTTCGTAGGTAGTTCCCGTAAGTTGTGAAATCAGCTCAGGGAAAATAAGAAATGTAAGCCCTGAATATTTATAGACTTTATCATTAGATACTTTTGAGCGATTAATGATGCGGTACATTTTTCGTTGAAATCGATTTTTAATATAGAGTCCTTTATAAACTTGGTTTTGAAATCGCGCATTTGGTTTTTCTTTAACAAAGCGTTTTTTTAGTTCGCCATTTTTAATAACCTTTCCCAAAAAAACAATGTAGGGAACCAGACCTGCCTGATGGCTCAATATTTGCCTTAGGGTAATATCCTTTTTGTTTTTTCTTTTGCCCCAAGGCTTCCAATAGGTTCTGAATGGGACATC encodes:
- a CDS encoding S8 family serine peptidase, yielding MYYKKPTYSYGLISSLIFSLFGFLTVYGQSETKKELIRINSNQYEMRSFVSELEADLQSKEAKINQVLKTKGWKKTEKLKDGSIVELKDIGTDGTPLYYTTLNDPSKQVSRANALYSDGLLDLGLDGNGLQVGVWDAGVALTTHQEFDTRAKSGDGTTEVSSHATLVTGNLISSGVKPNAKGVAYGAQVLSHNWTKDKIEVAEAAANGLLLSNHSYGIKSDRVPDWYFGSYIKTSKDWDKIMHNAPYYLMVTAAGNAQKSFDNESPNFGKTADGFDLLLGFATSKNGLTIAGANTKIGNKGELKEARVASYSSLGPVDDGRIKPDLAGDGSSIFSTNSTTNTSYDTSAGTSMAAPGVTGSLLLLQQYHEELYGDYMKAATLKGLALHTADDVDSQGPDYKMGWGVMNAKAAAVTLQNKGYSTLVDEETLLEDTTFSITVNANGTENLMASISWTDAEGEYINRGDLNNMTPALVNDLDIRITKNGKTYFPWKLNPKKASSAATKGDNLVDPFERVEVENAKGEYTITVTHKGRLKNGFQDFSLIVSGAQISKCSIDAPSNIGLLLSSTNSSTISWSDAEETLYEIQYKKFNGDNWKSEFVWENNFEITDLEAGIVYEARVRSICTENMLSDFSETISFEFNGYETELYAYEPFGFGESLKIMVYPNPATEWIKVEAELSKDAVYSIVTTLGNTLRKGSAIESIDVSDLASGLYILMVEDHSGMKSTKFYKD
- a CDS encoding DUF3078 domain-containing protein encodes the protein MKKLLFTVAAFFFIVAAQSQTAEELKSQIAPKKDSIAAIQARVSALQAKLDALPGWKVGAFGTIGGSISEFNNWFAQGIPNNSSGNIGFTVNAYANLKEEKFFWRNAVNVNLAWVKLDDKDDPTDDDSFREATDVFNISSLYGRKLNEKFALSGLVEYRTTLLSNLNDPGYLDVGIGATWTPIEDLVVVIHPLNYNFVFSDEDAIFESSAGAKIVADYTKKLGAINFKSNLSMFQSYEDGDLSNWTWTNSFAYTFWKAVGVGFDFGLRNNRQETLNYIVNLAPTPNPDATFDTIDNELQTYWTLGLSYAF
- a CDS encoding methylated-DNA--[protein]-cysteine S-methyltransferase, whose translation is MEVAYLQTSIGLAEFHGDENGLASISILEEEKPIGIVPEVLEDVIYQFEEYFEGSRKKFDLKLNPNGTDFQKKVWNALIKIPFGKTVSYLELSNSLGDVKAIRAVASANGKNPLWIVIPCHRVIGSNGDLVGYAGGLHRKKWLLEHESPVKQTSLF
- the hflX gene encoding GTPase HflX is translated as MLEKKNIDYEKAILIGVINKSQDEKKVKEYLDELEFLTFTAGGEVTKRFIQRVDIPNPKTYIGSGKMEEVEQYVKQNEIGSVIFDDELSPAQQNNIEKILRCKILDRTSLILDIFAQRAQTSYARTQVELAQYEYLLPRLTGLWTHLERQRGGIGMRGPGETEIETDRRIVRDRISLLKKKLAKIDRQMETQRGNRGALVRVALVGYTNVGKSTLMNVISKSDVFAENKLFATLDTTVRKVVIGNLPFLLSDTVGFIRKLPTQLVESFKSTLDEVREADLLLHVVDISHPNFEEHIASVNQILDEIKSADKKTIMVFNKIDLYKAETIDEDDLITQRTKAHFTIEDWKKTWYNKMGDRALFISALNKENLDEFRKRVYDEVRDIHVTRFPYNNFLYPEHLDEF
- a CDS encoding 3'-5' exonuclease; its protein translation is MLYKLNLEHILFLDIETVPQRPSFADLDENSQMLWEQKSQYQRKNEITAEDFYERAGIWAEFGKVVCISVGYFTLKDNERNFRVTSFSGEETRLLKQFKQLLQEHFNLAKHLLCAHNGKEFDFPYIARRMVINGMNLPYKLDLFGKKPWDVPHLDTMELWKFGDYKHYTSLKLLAHVLGIPSPKEDMDGSMVKDVYYNENNLDRIVSYCELDVITTAQVFLKLRNEELLGRDEIKKV
- a CDS encoding endonuclease/exonuclease/phosphatase family protein is translated as MRSKKNLFAIAFYNLENFFDTKNDLHVLDDDFTPNGSKKWDDDKYKKKVKKLAKTISCIGYEESGMPPVLVGIAEVENKNAINALVNSKGLKKHNYAFVHFDSPDERGIDTALLYHKQHFKVLNAETIPLIIKNINGDRDFTRDILYVHGKLHKEEIHVFVNHWPSRRDGQNVTSYKRVKAAATVLQKINSLKNENLNCVIMGDFNDDPNSESIKTLMATGNFINPLQKLFSPNTGSANYRGKWNLFDQILISHSFLNHEKETHSFMKTDIFTPKFLREWKKKYKGFPFRTFVGKKYLGGYSDHFPVYIILKQN
- a CDS encoding CNNM domain-containing protein yields the protein MGLLLFYAFISIFFSFLCSILEAVLLSITPTFINVKKQEGKEYAIELEKLKKDVDKPLIAILTLNTIAHTVGAILVGVQAKVAYVESYGTSTRSILGIEFTEDLMVGLVSTAMTILILVASEIIPKTIGATYWKRLANFTSKALNAMVFVLKWTGLLWLLQLFTKLIGKKGPHGSILSREDFTAMTDIAHEEGVFQESESTVIKNLLKFDEILAKDVMTPRAVMKIASEETTIQDFFESNRPLRFSRIPLYKDRMDNITGYFLKDELMETIIAEKGNETLETLKREILVSDRSKPIPELFEKFIEKREHVSLVVDEYGSVSGIVTMEDVIETLLGLEIMDESDNVEDLQVLARRNWENRAKRLGIIEGKNEVD
- a CDS encoding serine hydrolase domain-containing protein; translation: MKKLVLIIVPLLLFAQLLLPQQSVEKNSPNGFNFDKTKIELQVDSIITNGIQNHAFPGAQLLVAKDNKIVFHKAYGYHTYDSIQKVGLTDLYDLASVTKILGPLPALMKLVDDGKLDLDVPFRTYWKPWGKRKNKKDITLRQILSHQAGLVPYIVFLGKVIKNGELKKRFVKEKPNARFQNQVYKGLYIKNRFQRKMYRIINRSKVSNDKVYKYSGLTFLIFPELISQLTGTTYENYLKKTFYFPLGCYTLGFNPKLKEFPNKIVPTENDTLFRKAFVQGWVHDENASLMGGVSGNAGLFGTADDLAKMMLMYQNYGLYDGKQFISKKTIEEFTKVQFPENENRRGLGFDKPLLGNDTLSLKDAYPSPLASQTSFGHSGFTGTFAWADPENQMTFIFLSNRVYPTRDHRNLYDLKIRVALQDVFYKAFLPNEVKK
- a CDS encoding DUF2480 family protein produces the protein MSEIINRVAQSNLITFNLEDLYPNGRRVLLDIKDWLHEGFILREKEFRKFLEGVDWSFYQDNYVALTCSTDAIVPGWAFMLVTSKLAPFAKKVVVGNLADLETALYQTILDNSDISEFKDKSVIIKGCSNKPVPENAYIMAVCKLQQVAKSVMYGEACSSVPLFKKK